In Camelina sativa cultivar DH55 chromosome 17, Cs, whole genome shotgun sequence, the genomic stretch GAGATTGCTAAGTCATTCGCATCTTTACCCACTTTCTCACTGCACCGCTGTTGTAAGCGTATCGCTGCATTCACAGCTGGAGACTGATCTTCGTAGAactatatacacacacacaaaaaaactctGTCAAAGATTCCCATATTTAATCTTTGTATGAGATAACAGATAGATAAGAGAGTAGCATTACCTCTTTTGATGATATGAAAATGATgcagtcatcatcatcagtttctgAGGTATTGACTCTAATCGTTGCACCAGTTTCTTGCCTGATCTGATTAATGAAACCACCACCTTTTCCAATAACACCTCCAACGTTTTCAGATGGACAGATGAAGCAAACACAAAACTCCCTAGCATCTGTTATATCTCTATGCACAGCATAGTTTCTATGCGAGCTCGTTAGTGCTGCAGACATTAACATCGCACCAGGCTGGTGCATGGAACTTGAAGATGACAGGAGCAAGTGTTGAAACCGTGAGGGGTTAGCATGAAGCAGTGAAGCAACTTGATAAAGAGCTTCTCTAACTACCAAAGGTTCTCCAATTATCTGAAAATAAACACAACACAATGATGAGAGCTACTTTAGAATTTTCAAATCCTCTTAAGACTTGTGAATGTATTGTATCTGACTCACCTGAAGAAGCTCATCATGACTCAAAGCCAAAGCACAAGAAGGTAGATGATCTTTGATGACACGAATCTGAGCATTGGTGTCGTTACGCAGATTCTGGATTACTTGCCCTCCTTTCCCAATAACACAACCAATTTGGTCTGATGGCACAAGCATCCTCACAGTAACAGTTTGCTTCTTGctaagatcatcatcatcatcatcgtcatcatcatcattattacCATCAATATCCGCCACAACCATGTCATAAACCTTGAAAAGAGCATCTAAAGCAGGACAAACAAGCTCTCCCTCATCTCCAAAACGATTCAACTCCTCATTAGTTGAATATATAGTAACAACACGCTCATCACAGCCAGGAACAGCCTCGTTTATCCTCATGTTTGATTTAGTCTCAGACCTTATCTGCTTCGCAATCTCGCCGCCTTTGCCAATAATGCTCCCGGTCTTTTTCACAGGGCACAAGAAACGGTACACAGTGTCTTCTGAACCAATGACATTGTTATTATCTGTATCATGATCATGAAGATTTCTTCTCTTACTTCCTCCATTTCCAGTAAACTCAGATTGCAAATTAGATCTCTTACCATGAATGTTCCTCAGTGTACTTGCCATTTTTAGAAATGCCGATCACAATGCCTCAGGGAAGCTGGTGAGAATATGAGTATTAGTCTATATCAAGAACTACACAAAACAGAGTTGTTGAGTATTCATTCTCAAATTCAACTTATAAAGATCAGATCTTGGCAACAACACAAGAGATAGCTCTAGTTTGAGATATAAAACAATCTTGACTTCGTCGGTCAACTATGCTAAAATTattcaagaaacagagattaGGTCAAAATCTGTCCCCAAATTATATCTCTTTATGCAAAATTGAGTTACGAGTGAAACAATACGAACACAAACCGATCAAGATCCATGACACATCACcgtacaaagaagaaaaaaaaaacattttgagatGAACTCGATTGATTAACATTTTAATGAATTCAGAGCTACAGAACATGCAATGCTTACCGGAGAAGAAAGGGTCGATGATCGGAGCTTTCACCGGCTCGATGATCTGTTTGTTTAACCGGAAAATGTGACCGCTTCGTTTGGCACTTCTTGCTTCAATGGTTTATTTTGAaagcagagaagaaagaaatagaagTTTTTGGGGGCTAACGtcttaatattattaaaatatctctctctgattaacaaaacaaaaacaggtgtctttttaaaattttattctcttTCAACTGTTCTTCGGGACGTGACGGCACGTAAAAACTCATATAAgaaattatttatatgtacctgaaattaataaaataattttcgtTATATTGTTTGCTTCGAGAATTATTACGACCATAATTATGGTTTTCTTATAGgattatgatattttttcatCGTTGTATTTGTTCATCGAAGGTTTAGTGATTACTGATTTGA encodes the following:
- the LOC104755709 gene encoding KH domain-containing protein HEN4-like isoform X1, which codes for MASTLRNIHGKRSNLQSEFTGNGGSKRRNLHDHDTDNNNVIGSEDTVYRFLCPVKKTGSIIGKGGEIAKQIRSETKSNMRINEAVPGCDERVVTIYSTNEELNRFGDEGELVCPALDALFKVYDMVVADIDGNNDDDDDDDDDDLSKKQTVTVRMLVPSDQIGCVIGKGGQVIQNLRNDTNAQIRVIKDHLPSCALALSHDELLQIIGEPLVVREALYQVASLLHANPSRFQHLLLSSSSSMHQPGAMLMSAALTSSHRNYAVHRDITDAREFCVCFICPSENVGGVIGKGGGFINQIRQETGATIRVNTSETDDDDCIIFISSKEFYEDQSPAVNAAIRLQQRCSEKVGKDANDLAISTRLLVSSSQIGCLIGKGGAVISEMRSVTRANIKILQKEDVPKIAREDEEMVQITGNPDAAMKALTQVILRLRANSFDMDHGLVLLPTSLPYTESSNKSKYAKRDDYTKLNSNSKRRNNVS
- the LOC104755709 gene encoding KH domain-containing protein At4g18375-like isoform X2 — protein: MASTLRNIHDNNNVIGSEDTVYRFLCPVKKTGSIIGKGGEIAKQIRSETKSNMRINEAVPGCDERVVTIYSTNEELNRFGDEGELVCPALDALFKVYDMVVADIDGNNDDDDDDDDDDLSKKQTVTVRMLVPSDQIGCVIGKGGQVIQNLRNDTNAQIRVIKDHLPSCALALSHDELLQIIGEPLVVREALYQVASLLHANPSRFQHLLLSSSSSMHQPGAMLMSAALTSSHRNYAVHRDITDAREFCVCFICPSENVGGVIGKGGGFINQIRQETGATIRVNTSETDDDDCIIFISSKEFYEDQSPAVNAAIRLQQRCSEKVGKDANDLAISTRLLVSSSQIGCLIGKGGAVISEMRSVTRANIKILQKEDVPKIAREDEEMVQITGNPDAAMKALTQVILRLRANSFDMDHGLVLLPTSLPYTESSNKSKYAKRDDYTKLNSNSKRRNNVS